From Anopheles darlingi chromosome 2, idAnoDarlMG_H_01, whole genome shotgun sequence, the proteins below share one genomic window:
- the LOC125949454 gene encoding piercer of microtubule wall 1 protein, whose protein sequence is MWWEMDSENQKASEQDMSTVDIYKGLSLPKRIESPYQFTGYGSQQDGRNPIYRTSNSAYGYYPPCPHTVPHKYFPKSQKFTGHLYECGMFRNYSLNTAVDRPYCKYNE, encoded by the exons ATGTGGTGGGAAATGGATAGTGAAAATCAGAAAGCAAGCGAACAGGATATGAGCACCGTGGACATCTACAAGGGGCTATCCTTGCCGAAGCGCATCGAAAGTCCCT ACCAATTCACTGGTTATGGATCGCAGCAAGACGGCCGTAATCCCATTTATCGTACCTCGAACTCTGCCTACGGGTATTATCCTCCATGTCCGCATACCGTACCACACAA GTACTTTCCTAAATCGCAAAAGTTTACTGGCCACCTCTACGAATGTGGAATGTTCCGGAACTATTCGCTTAACACTGCCGTCGATCGTCCTTACTGTAAATACAACGAATAG